One genomic window of Nitrospirota bacterium includes the following:
- the phnD gene encoding phosphate/phosphite/phosphonate ABC transporter substrate-binding protein — translation MGKLEKKVLGVVISVIILGAIFAVTTVIYLQKKNIYETAQEKMFETATVISTSIERTMIEGRAEITKAMAGDLKALKGVEAITILNHEGRVAFDRKAPATEKRYVERFRTNLSPYALIENGLMTVYKPLIKRSACQKCHKIDSPFIGAVKVSMTLESEKEKIAEMATVTIIASLFAIAILSFIMWLLLRKIVLNPIKKIEKAARLLSDGDLTFNVDIDSTDEIGQASTALQDALQSISSILQRVKDVTKRISKVSSEVESESRDILEGTQLEAEAISNISSSIEELNAAITEIAANTEDLAASSEQTTAAVEEMAASTSQIANNSNELFESTESTSASIEELSSSIKEVALSADDLFRSAEDTLSAIEEITASIREVEGNTKESAKLSERVMNEASTYGMTSIGKTIEGMERIKTSVEKTAEYIKKLGGRSEEIGKILTVIDDVTDQTNLLALNAAILAAQAGEHGKGFSVVADEIKDLAERTSFSTQEISSLIQTVQQEVRDAVDAMKHGLESVNEGLGLSQEASGVLKKIVESAQLSSEMSTAIEHSTSEQAEAARFVSRSMENVRNMASQIAKATSEQSRGMNLITNAAEKVKDIAVQVKTATEEQSLQSKQIIKSTDVVSEKSQQIASAINEQKTESEQIKRSAENISDLPVKNRNLSFKVNNSLRSLVKDSELIVTEMESFRFSVSARPEKTLRLGVIPLESPADMYRKFTPLAEYLGRKLGKKVELKVGVDFNSAIKEIGSGVTQLCYMTPSTYIKANRDYGVRVIAKALRDGKPFHHSVIIARSDSPVSSIEDLRDCSFAFGDQESTSSHIVPRYMLLEAGIDLDDLLFYNYLGHHDDVAKAVLSGGYDAGGVMESTADKYKEQGLKFIKFSEEIPEFNICITRDIPEESAEEIKSAILALKDTGTEGITVLKSIDEHYTGFVEAHGDDYAWIRDIMSRLKMI, via the coding sequence ATGGGAAAACTTGAAAAAAAGGTCCTTGGAGTAGTTATATCAGTCATTATTTTGGGCGCTATCTTTGCCGTAACTACGGTTATTTATCTTCAGAAGAAAAACATCTACGAAACCGCACAGGAAAAAATGTTTGAAACCGCAACGGTAATCAGCACAAGCATTGAAAGGACCATGATTGAAGGACGGGCTGAAATCACCAAAGCCATGGCAGGCGACCTCAAGGCACTTAAAGGCGTAGAGGCCATCACTATCCTGAATCATGAAGGCCGGGTAGCATTTGACAGAAAAGCACCTGCAACAGAGAAGCGCTATGTCGAAAGGTTCAGGACAAACCTCTCCCCTTACGCCCTGATCGAAAACGGGCTAATGACCGTTTACAAGCCACTGATAAAAAGATCTGCATGCCAAAAATGCCACAAGATTGACAGCCCTTTCATCGGGGCGGTCAAGGTCTCCATGACACTTGAAAGTGAGAAAGAAAAGATTGCAGAGATGGCAACTGTTACTATCATCGCTTCCTTGTTTGCCATAGCCATACTCTCTTTTATTATGTGGCTGCTTCTGAGAAAGATAGTGCTTAACCCGATAAAGAAGATAGAAAAGGCTGCCAGGCTCCTCTCGGATGGAGACCTGACCTTCAATGTCGATATAGATTCTACCGATGAAATCGGACAGGCGAGCACTGCGCTGCAGGATGCGCTTCAATCCATATCTTCAATCCTCCAGAGGGTAAAGGACGTCACTAAAAGAATCTCCAAGGTCTCCTCAGAGGTTGAATCGGAGTCGAGGGATATTCTTGAAGGCACTCAACTCGAAGCCGAGGCTATTTCGAATATCTCCTCTTCCATAGAGGAACTGAACGCTGCAATCACCGAGATTGCAGCAAATACGGAAGACCTTGCGGCATCTTCAGAACAGACCACCGCTGCGGTTGAAGAGATGGCTGCCAGCACCTCCCAGATCGCCAACAACAGCAACGAACTCTTTGAATCAACCGAATCTACATCAGCTTCCATTGAGGAACTCTCATCTTCCATAAAAGAGGTTGCGCTGAGCGCTGATGATCTCTTCAGGTCTGCTGAGGACACCCTTTCAGCAATTGAAGAGATTACAGCCTCTATCAGGGAAGTCGAAGGGAATACCAAGGAATCCGCCAAATTGAGTGAACGGGTCATGAACGAGGCATCCACTTACGGAATGACTTCCATCGGGAAGACTATCGAGGGGATGGAACGGATAAAGACCTCTGTTGAAAAGACCGCAGAGTATATAAAGAAGCTCGGCGGGAGGTCGGAAGAGATAGGAAAGATACTCACAGTAATCGACGATGTTACCGACCAGACGAATCTCCTTGCACTGAATGCGGCTATTTTGGCAGCCCAGGCAGGAGAACACGGCAAGGGGTTTTCTGTTGTTGCCGATGAAATAAAAGACCTCGCAGAAAGGACATCCTTCTCTACCCAGGAGATTTCATCACTGATACAGACGGTGCAGCAGGAGGTCAGGGACGCAGTGGATGCAATGAAGCACGGCCTTGAATCGGTCAATGAGGGACTCGGGCTCTCACAGGAGGCCTCAGGGGTACTGAAAAAGATTGTGGAGAGCGCACAGCTTTCTTCAGAGATGTCTACGGCCATTGAACACTCAACTTCGGAGCAGGCTGAGGCAGCACGGTTTGTATCAAGGTCAATGGAAAATGTCCGTAATATGGCAAGTCAGATTGCAAAGGCAACATCCGAGCAATCAAGGGGAATGAACCTTATAACGAATGCCGCGGAGAAGGTTAAGGATATAGCCGTGCAGGTGAAAACCGCTACAGAGGAGCAATCCCTGCAGAGCAAACAGATAATAAAGAGCACTGATGTGGTTTCAGAAAAGAGTCAGCAGATAGCCAGCGCCATAAATGAACAGAAAACAGAGTCTGAACAGATAAAGAGATCTGCAGAAAATATATCAGACCTTCCGGTTAAAAACAGGAACCTCTCATTCAAGGTCAACAATTCTCTCAGGTCCCTCGTTAAAGACTCCGAACTTATTGTGACGGAAATGGAAAGTTTCAGATTCTCTGTATCCGCAAGGCCTGAAAAGACCCTCAGGCTCGGTGTAATACCCCTGGAATCTCCGGCGGATATGTATAGAAAGTTTACCCCCCTCGCTGAGTACCTGGGCAGGAAACTCGGCAAGAAGGTGGAATTAAAGGTGGGCGTGGATTTCAACAGTGCAATAAAGGAGATCGGCAGTGGTGTAACACAACTCTGCTATATGACCCCCTCAACATACATAAAGGCCAATCGTGATTATGGCGTAAGGGTAATTGCCAAGGCCCTGAGGGACGGCAAGCCCTTTCACCACTCGGTCATTATTGCAAGGAGTGACAGCCCTGTATCAAGCATTGAGGACCTGAGGGACTGCTCATTTGCCTTTGGCGATCAGGAGTCTACCTCATCTCATATAGTGCCACGGTATATGTTACTTGAAGCCGGCATAGACCTTGACGACCTCCTCTTCTATAACTATCTCGGCCATCACGATGATGTGGCAAAGGCAGTGCTTTCAGGTGGGTATGACGCTGGAGGAGTAATGGAATCAACTGCGGATAAATATAAGGAACAGGGATTGAAATTTATAAAATTCTCTGAAGAAATACCCGAGTTCAATATATGTATTACCAGGGATATACCCGAGGAAAGTGCAGAAGAGATAAAATCCGCCATCCTCGCGCTGAAGGATACCGGCACTGAAGGGATAACGGTACTGAAATCCATTGATGAACACTATACAGGTTTTGTTGAGGCACATGGTGACGACTATGCCTGGATAAGGGATATCATGTCGAGACTGAAGATGATATGA
- a CDS encoding chemotaxis protein CheW yields MDIAKIRKKAAQAGKTAKPSTHKPSDTETETLKTTEEKTENTKPVIKEGPAESGEKASPEESIGVETPEVRIDLLCFQLGPETYAFHMRDVQEIAHPPAITPVPGTPSYVKGLSSLRGKMVPIVDLKARLNITDTEKIPDTDRNRNRVTQRAKIVIVRGPRGPIGVMADRIVGVRRMPESDLNPAPPHITEEEARFIEGIIISDGIFMTILRTEEALGLTITKKAHPQGNQ; encoded by the coding sequence ATGGATATAGCTAAAATCAGGAAAAAGGCTGCACAGGCCGGAAAGACAGCAAAGCCATCTACTCACAAACCTTCTGATACGGAAACTGAGACGTTGAAAACCACTGAAGAGAAGACGGAAAATACCAAACCTGTTATCAAGGAAGGGCCGGCAGAATCAGGGGAGAAAGCCTCTCCTGAGGAATCAATCGGGGTTGAGACACCGGAGGTAAGGATTGATCTGCTCTGTTTTCAGCTTGGACCGGAAACATATGCCTTCCATATGAGGGATGTGCAGGAGATAGCCCATCCACCCGCTATAACACCCGTCCCCGGAACTCCGTCTTATGTAAAGGGGCTAAGTTCATTACGGGGAAAGATGGTCCCCATTGTGGACCTGAAGGCAAGACTGAATATCACTGATACTGAAAAAATCCCGGATACGGACAGAAACCGGAACAGGGTCACTCAAAGGGCCAAGATAGTTATTGTCAGAGGCCCAAGGGGGCCTATCGGTGTTATGGCAGACAGGATTGTCGGGGTCAGGCGGATGCCCGAATCAGACCTCAACCCGGCCCCTCCACATATCACAGAAGAAGAGGCAAGATTTATTGAAGGTATTATTATCTCCGATGGAATCTTTATGACAATACTCAGGACTGAGGAGGCGCTTGGGTTAACTATAACAAAAAAGGCGCATCCTCAAGGTAATCAATAG
- a CDS encoding AAA family ATPase — protein sequence MYKDFYGLSERPFNKTPDPRFLYLSKAHEEAFARLQYVVEEKETILFTGEIGCGKTTLTRALMDSLNDQYRIILIVNPRLTANQFLRTIARRMEVKPPFNHKDDLLDAIYRKVYEDHENGITPVIIIDEAQLIPKKETFEEIRLLTNFQLDDTNLISLIFVAQPDILRRLKHRAYAPLRQRIGIFYHLPPLSEEEVSEYINHRLKVSGRETRLFTDEAIGLIHIYSGGIPRLINSIATSALLDAFSKDSQLIDNTNVMDAVEELGL from the coding sequence ATGTATAAAGACTTTTACGGGTTGAGTGAAAGACCTTTCAACAAGACCCCGGATCCCCGGTTTCTCTATCTCAGCAAGGCACATGAGGAGGCCTTTGCAAGACTTCAGTACGTTGTGGAAGAAAAGGAAACCATATTATTTACAGGTGAGATAGGATGCGGAAAGACCACGCTCACAAGGGCTTTAATGGACTCTTTGAATGACCAATACAGGATAATACTTATCGTGAATCCAAGGCTGACGGCAAACCAGTTTTTAAGAACAATCGCGCGCCGCATGGAGGTAAAACCTCCTTTTAATCATAAGGATGACCTCCTGGATGCTATTTACCGGAAGGTCTATGAGGACCATGAAAACGGCATTACACCTGTGATTATTATTGATGAGGCACAGCTTATACCTAAAAAGGAGACATTTGAAGAAATAAGGCTCCTTACCAATTTCCAGCTCGACGATACCAACCTTATAAGCCTGATTTTTGTGGCTCAACCGGATATTCTCAGACGGTTGAAACACAGGGCATATGCCCCACTTAGGCAGAGGATCGGGATATTCTATCACCTGCCGCCCCTGTCTGAAGAAGAGGTCTCGGAATACATCAACCACAGGTTGAAGGTATCAGGCAGGGAAACCAGACTCTTTACTGATGAAGCGATAGGCCTTATCCACATATATTCCGGGGGAATACCGAGACTTATAAACAGTATTGCAACCTCGGCACTGCTTGATGCCTTCTCAAAAGACTCTCAACTCATTGACAACACCAATGTCATGGATGCAGTGGAGGAACTCGGACTCTGA